One Rhinopithecus roxellana isolate Shanxi Qingling chromosome 7, ASM756505v1, whole genome shotgun sequence DNA segment encodes these proteins:
- the PDZD4 gene encoding PDZ domain-containing protein 4 isoform X3, whose product MCRSSVWMPHTQVREVSPVFAWLHVAQEGALQEAAGPPTLESTSRAGLRASPPISHEYYDPAEFMEGGPQEADRLDELEYEEVELYKSSHRDKLGLMVCYRTDDEEDLGIYVGEVNPNSIAAKDGRIREGDRIIQINGVDVQNREEAVAILSQEENTNISLLVARPESQLAKRWKDSDRDDFLDDFGSENEGELRAHKLKSPPAQQLRNEEEKGAPDAGPGLSNSQELDSGVGRTDESTRNEESSEHDLLGDEPPSSTNTPGSLRKFGLQGDALQSRDFHFSMDSLLAEGAGLGAGDVPGLTDEEYERYRELLEIKCHLENGNQLGLLFPRASGGNSALDVNRNESLGHEMAMLEEELRHLEFKCRNILRAQKMQQLRERCMKAWLLEEESLYDLAASEPKKHELSDISELPEKSDKDSTSAYNTGESCRSTPLLVEPLPESPLRRAAAGNSNLNRTPPGPPVATPAKAAPPPGSPAKFRSLSRDPEAGRRQHAEERGRRNPKTGLTLERVGPEGSPYLSRRHRSQGQEGEHYHSCVQLAPTRGLEELGHGPLSLASGPRVGGVATAATEAPRMEWKVKVRSDGTRYVAKRPVRDRLLKARALKIREERSGMTTDDDAVSEMKMGRYWSKEERKQHLIRAREQRKRREFMMQSRLECLREQQNGDSKPELNIIALSHRKTMKKRNKKILDNWITIQEMLAHGTRSADGKRVYNPLLSVTTV is encoded by the exons ATGTGCAGGTCCTCCGTGTGGATGCCGCACACTCAGGTGCGAGAAGTGTCCCCGGTCTTTGCATGGCTGCATGTTGCCCAGGAAGGAGCTCTGCAGGAGGCAGCTGGGCCACCCACCCTTGAGAGCACAAGCAGAGCAGGTCTCCGTGCCAG CCCCCCCATCAGCCATGAGTATTATGACCCGGCGGAATTTATGGAGGGCGGCCCGCAGGAGGCAGACCGCTTGGACGAGCTGGAGTATGAG GAGGTGGAGCTGTACAAAAGTAGCCACCGGGACAAGCTGGGCCTGATGGTTTGCTACCGCACAGACGACGAGGAGGACCTGGGCATTTATGTCGGAGAG GTAAATCCCAACAGCATTGCAGCCAAAGACGGCCGGATCCGTGAGGGAGACCGCATCATCCAG ATTAACGGTGTGGACGTCCAGAACCGGGAAGAGGCGGTGGCCATCCTGAGCCAGGAAGAGAACACCAACATCTCCCTGCTGGTGGCCCGACCTGAGAGCCAG CTGGCGAAACGGTGGAAGGACAGCGACCGGGATGACTTCCTGGATGACTTTGGCTCTGAGAATGAGGGGGAGCTGCGTGCTCATAAACTGAAATCACCCCCTGCCCAGCAG CTCCGAAACGAAGAGGAGAAGGGGGCTCCCGATGCAGGCCCAGGCCTGAGCAACAGCCAGGAGCTGGACAGCGGGGTGGGCCGGACTGACGAGAGCACCCGGAACGAAGAGAGCTCTGAGCACGACCTGCTGGGGGACGAACCCCCGAGCTCCACCAACACCCCGGGAAGCCTGCGCAAGTTTGGCCTGCAAGGGGACGCCCTGCAGAGCCGGGACTTCCATTTCAGCATGGACTCTCTGCTGGCCGAGGGGGCGGGGCTGGGAGCTGGCGACGTCCCGGGCCTCACAGATGAGGAGTATGAGCGCTACCGCGAGCTCCTGGAGATCAAGTGCCACCTAGAGAACGGCAATCAGCTGGGCCTCCTATTCCCCCGGGCCTCCGGAGGCAACAGTGCCCTGGATGTCAACCGCAACGAGAGCCTGGGCCACGAGATGGCCATGCTGGAGGAGGAGCTACGGCACCTGGAATTCAAGTGCCGCAACATCCTGCGGGCGCAGAAGATGCAGCAGCTGCGTGAGCGCTGCATGAAGGCCTGGCTGCTGGAGGAGGAGAGCCTCTACGACCTGGCGGCCAGCGAGCCCAAGAAGCACGAGCTGTCTGACATCTCCGAGCTGCCTGAGAAGTCGGACAAGGACAGCACCAGCGCCTACAACACTGGGGAGAGCTGCCGCAGCACCCCGCTGCTCGTGGAACCCCTGCCCGAGAGTCCCCTGCGGCGGGCTGCAGCCGGCAACTCCAACTTGAACCGGACCCCTCCCGGCCCCCCTGTTGCCACCCCCGCCAAGGCAGCTCCTCCACCGGGGAGCCCCGCCAAGTTCCGGTCCCTCTCCCGGGATCCTGAGGCCGGCCGGAGGCAGCATGCGGAGGAGCGCGGCCGCCGCAATCCCAAGACCGGGTTGACCCTGGAGCGCGTGGGCCCCGAAGGCAGCCCTTACCTCTCGCGGCGCCACCGCAGCCAGGGCCAGGAGGGCGAGCACTACCACAGCTGCGTGCAGCTGGCCCCGACGCGAGGCCTGGAGGAGCTGGGCCACGGCCCCCTGAGCTTGGCCAGTGGCCCTCGGGTGGGCGGGGTGGCGACCGCGGCCACTGAAGCACCGCGCATGGAGTGGAAGGTGAAGGTGCGCAGCGATGGAACCCGCTACGTGGCCAAGCGGCCCGTGCGAGATCGGCTGCTGAAAGCCCGTGCCCTGAAGATCCGGGAGGAGCGCAGCGGTATGACTACCGACGACGACGCAGTGAGCGAGATGAAGATGGGCCGCTACTGGAGCAAGGAGGAGCGGAAGCAGCACCTGATCCGAGCCCGCGAACAGCGGAAGCGGCGCGAGTTCATGATGCAGAGCCGGCTGGAGTGCCTGCGGGAGCAGCAGAATGGCGACAGCAAGCCCGAGCTCAACATCATTGCCCTGAGCCACCGCAAAACCATGAAGAAGCGGAACAAGAAGATCCTGGATAACTGGATCACCATCCAGGAGATGCTGGCCCATGGCACACGCTCGGCTGATGGCAAGCGGGTCTACAACCCTCTCCTCTCGGTCACTACTGTGTGA